Proteins found in one Geomonas subterranea genomic segment:
- a CDS encoding FKBP-type peptidyl-prolyl cis-trans isomerase, whose translation MSRLLIIALVALFALPAYAADEKKADEQKTFYAVGQFLSRQLGGIDMSQDETDQVLKGLKDGIERKAPSFDIAPYGVKAQQLITARRAAQSDKLAAKSQEFIEKAASEKGAVKTPSGLIYKPLKEGTGASPTATDKVKVHYRGTLVDGKEFDNSYKSGAPAEFSVNQVIKCWTEGLQKMKVGGKAQLVCPPDLAYAQRGAGMIPPNATLVFEVELLDIVK comes from the coding sequence TCATTGCATTAGTAGCACTATTCGCACTGCCCGCCTATGCGGCCGACGAGAAGAAAGCGGACGAACAGAAAACATTTTATGCGGTTGGACAGTTCCTCTCCCGGCAGCTTGGCGGGATCGATATGTCCCAGGATGAGACCGACCAGGTGCTGAAAGGGCTTAAGGATGGAATTGAAAGGAAGGCCCCGAGTTTTGACATCGCCCCGTACGGGGTGAAAGCTCAGCAACTGATAACAGCCCGCCGTGCCGCACAGAGCGATAAGCTTGCTGCGAAATCCCAGGAATTCATCGAGAAGGCCGCGAGTGAGAAAGGCGCAGTGAAGACTCCCTCCGGTCTCATCTATAAGCCGCTCAAGGAAGGGACCGGTGCGAGCCCAACAGCTACCGACAAGGTGAAGGTGCACTATCGCGGTACTCTTGTCGACGGCAAGGAATTCGACAACTCATATAAGTCGGGTGCTCCTGCGGAATTTAGTGTGAACCAGGTGATCAAGTGTTGGACCGAAGGTTTGCAGAAGATGAAGGTTGGTGGGAAGGCCCAGTTGGTCTGTCCTCCCGACCTTGCTTATGCCCAACGTGGTGCCGGGATGATTCCCCCTAATGCGACACTGGTATTCGAGGTCGAGCTTCTGGATATCGTGAAGTAG